A part of Pantoea vagans genomic DNA contains:
- a CDS encoding Nramp family divalent metal transporter encodes MFESRTAERAARGVRKVKLALLGPAFIAAIGYIDPGNFATNIQAGAAYGYKLLWVVVWANIMAMLIQLMSAKLGIATGKNLAEHIRDRFPRPAVWFYWVQAEIIAMATDLAEFIGAALGFKLLLGISLMQGAVLTGIATFLILMLQSRGQKPLELVIGGLLLFVAAAYIVELFFSQPNVKELVVGMALPALPTSDAVFLAAGVLGATIMPHVIYLHSALTQGKSEDSKGQRYSSTKLDVAIAMTIAGFVNLAMMATAAAAFHFSGHSKIAELDQAYLTLQPLLGQAAATVFGLSLVAAGLSSTVVGTLAGQVVMQGFIRFHIPLWVRRTVTMLPSFIVIWAGWDPTKVLVMSQVLLSFGIALALIPLLSFTGNRELMGDDMVNSRLMQNTGRLIVLLVIALNLYLLVGEALGL; translated from the coding sequence ATGTTTGAAAGTCGTACCGCCGAGCGCGCCGCTCGCGGAGTCAGAAAAGTCAAACTCGCACTGCTGGGCCCCGCCTTTATTGCCGCTATCGGCTATATCGATCCGGGCAACTTTGCGACCAACATTCAGGCGGGCGCTGCTTACGGCTACAAATTGCTGTGGGTGGTGGTGTGGGCCAACATCATGGCGATGCTGATCCAGCTGATGTCCGCCAAGCTGGGTATCGCTACCGGCAAGAACCTCGCCGAGCACATCCGCGATCGCTTTCCGCGGCCCGCCGTCTGGTTTTACTGGGTGCAGGCAGAAATTATTGCGATGGCCACCGACCTTGCGGAGTTTATCGGCGCGGCGCTGGGCTTCAAGCTGTTGCTCGGTATCTCACTGATGCAGGGCGCGGTGCTGACCGGCATCGCCACGTTCCTGATATTGATGTTACAGAGCCGCGGTCAGAAACCGCTGGAGCTGGTGATTGGCGGACTGCTGCTGTTTGTGGCGGCGGCTTATATCGTCGAACTCTTCTTTTCTCAGCCCAACGTCAAAGAGCTGGTGGTTGGCATGGCGCTGCCCGCGCTACCAACGTCGGATGCCGTCTTCCTGGCAGCCGGTGTGCTGGGCGCGACCATTATGCCGCACGTAATCTATCTGCACTCCGCACTGACGCAGGGCAAAAGCGAGGACAGCAAAGGCCAGCGTTATTCTTCAACCAAACTGGATGTGGCGATTGCCATGACCATCGCCGGATTCGTTAACCTGGCGATGATGGCGACCGCGGCGGCGGCCTTCCACTTCAGCGGCCATAGCAAAATCGCTGAGCTTGACCAGGCCTATCTGACGCTGCAACCGTTGTTAGGTCAGGCGGCGGCGACGGTATTTGGTCTGAGCCTGGTGGCTGCCGGACTCTCCTCAACGGTGGTCGGCACGCTGGCGGGACAGGTGGTGATGCAAGGCTTTATCCGTTTCCATATTCCGCTCTGGGTGCGGCGAACTGTCACCATGCTGCCTTCCTTTATTGTTATCTGGGCAGGATGGGATCCAACAAAGGTGCTGGTGATGAGTCAGGTGCTGCTGAGCTTCGGTATCGCGCTGGCGCTGATTCCGCTGCTCTCCTTTACCGGCAACCGCGAGCTGATGGGCGATGATATGGTGAACTCACGCCTGATGCAGAACACCGGACGACTGATCGTGTTGCTGGTGATTGCGCTGAATCTTTATCTGCTGGTGGGCGAAGCGCTGGGGCTGTAA
- a CDS encoding DUF2502 domain-containing protein, with protein sequence MKRALIFAALLAVLSPLANHTAEASSASITLAPGVTLNLGDRDNRGYYWDGGRWREPRWWNDRYSYNERRWWRHEEWRRQQQWERERRWHERDRERRWEHQHRRDRDWDRHDRGGPGPRGFGLGGPDHHGHDRH encoded by the coding sequence ATGAAAAGAGCTCTTATTTTTGCTGCCCTGCTGGCGGTGTTGTCGCCGCTGGCAAACCACACAGCAGAGGCCTCCAGTGCCTCTATTACTCTGGCCCCGGGCGTTACGCTGAATCTGGGCGATCGCGACAATCGTGGTTATTACTGGGATGGCGGTCGCTGGCGTGAACCACGCTGGTGGAATGATCGTTATTCCTACAACGAACGCCGCTGGTGGCGACACGAAGAGTGGCGTCGTCAGCAGCAGTGGGAGCGTGAACGCCGCTGGCATGAGCGCGACCGTGAGCGCCGCTGGGAACATCAGCATCGTCGCGATCGTGACTGGGATCGTCATGACCGGGGTGGTCCTGGCCCGCGTGGTTTTGGGCTTGGTGGTCCCGATCATCACGGACACGATCGCCACTAA
- the mgrA gene encoding L-glyceraldehyde 3-phosphate reductase: MSSFPHPDRYQQMEYRRSGRSGIKLPAISLGLWHNFGDSTRVDNSRELLRHAFDLGITHFDLANNYGPPPGSAEENFGRILREDFRAHRDELIISTKAGYTMWQGPYGDWGSRKYLVASLDQSLKRMGLEYVDIFYHHRPDPETPLEETMRALDHVVRQGKALYAALSNYPADLAARAIAILRDLGTPCLIHQPRYSMFERTPEQGLIQTLGDEGVGCIAFSPLAGGVLTDRYLQGIPEDSRAASGSKFLTENQLTDEKMEKVRKLNVIAQQREQKLAQMALAWVLRDDRVTSVLIGASKTAQIDDAVAMLARRQFSDTELATIDAALM; this comes from the coding sequence ATGTCCTCTTTCCCCCATCCCGATCGCTATCAACAGATGGAATACCGTCGCAGCGGCCGCAGCGGCATTAAACTGCCCGCCATTTCGCTGGGACTGTGGCACAACTTTGGTGACAGTACCCGGGTCGATAACAGCCGTGAGCTGCTGCGTCATGCATTTGACCTTGGCATCACCCACTTCGACTTAGCGAATAACTACGGTCCGCCTCCTGGTTCAGCGGAAGAGAATTTTGGTCGTATTCTGCGGGAAGATTTTCGTGCCCATCGTGATGAGCTGATTATCTCCACTAAAGCGGGCTATACCATGTGGCAGGGGCCGTATGGCGACTGGGGTTCGCGCAAGTATCTGGTTGCCAGCCTGGATCAGAGCCTGAAGCGCATGGGGCTGGAGTATGTGGATATTTTCTATCATCACCGCCCCGATCCGGAAACGCCGCTGGAAGAAACCATGCGCGCGCTGGATCATGTGGTGCGCCAGGGCAAAGCGCTTTACGCTGCCCTTTCTAACTATCCGGCCGATCTTGCTGCCAGGGCGATTGCTATCCTGCGCGATCTCGGCACGCCTTGTCTGATCCACCAGCCGCGCTATTCGATGTTTGAACGAACGCCTGAACAGGGATTGATTCAGACGCTGGGTGATGAGGGCGTCGGCTGTATCGCCTTCTCGCCGCTGGCGGGCGGCGTGCTCACCGATCGCTATCTGCAGGGCATTCCGGAAGATTCGCGTGCGGCCAGCGGCAGCAAATTCCTGACGGAGAATCAGTTGACGGATGAGAAGATGGAGAAGGTCCGTAAGCTGAACGTGATTGCCCAGCAGCGCGAGCAGAAGCTGGCGCAGATGGCGCTGGCGTGGGTACTGCGCGATGATCGCGTCACCTCCGTGCTGATAGGGGCCAGTAAAACGGCCCAGATCGATGACGCGGTGGCCATGCTCGCCCGACGTCAGTTCAGCGACACGGAGTTAGCGACGATTGACGCGGCTCTGATGTAA
- the ipdC gene encoding indolepyruvate decarboxylase — translation MSTFTVGDYLLTRLQEMGIKHLFGVPGDYNLQFLDCVIDHPEISWVGCANELNAAYAADGYARCNGAGALLTTFGVGELSAINGIAGSYAEYLPVIHIVGAPATSAQLQGDCVHHSLGDGDFRHFIRMAAEVSAATAQLTTDNATAEIDRVIEHALQARRPGYLSLAVDVAAIEVQPPVQPLNRHQSSSPAARRAFRDAAEQLLAPAERVSLLADFLALRWQQQSALAALREKSAIPCASLLMGKGVLDEQQPGYVGTYAGEASAGQVCGQIEQVDVAICVGVRFTDTITAGFTQQFAPERLIDLQPFSASVGGEHFAPLSMADALSELQPLFEHYGQQWQPAIAPSAVQPAEPAAVISQQAFWQAMQAFLQPGDLILAEQGTAAFGAAALRLPSQAQLVVQPLWGSIGYTLPAAFGAQTADPDRRVVLIIGDGSAQLTIQELGSMLRDEQRLTLFLLNNEGYTVERAIHGATQRYNDIAQWNWTALPHALSLQGQAQSWRISETVQLDEVMARLSAPQWLSLVEVVMQKEDLPPLLRKVTACLNQRNGG, via the coding sequence ATGTCCACATTCACTGTTGGAGACTACCTGCTGACCCGTCTGCAGGAGATGGGTATAAAGCATCTGTTTGGCGTGCCGGGCGACTATAACCTGCAGTTTCTTGACTGCGTTATCGACCATCCGGAAATCAGCTGGGTGGGCTGTGCCAATGAGCTTAATGCCGCCTATGCGGCGGACGGCTATGCACGCTGCAACGGTGCTGGCGCGCTGTTAACCACCTTCGGTGTTGGCGAACTCAGCGCGATTAATGGCATTGCGGGCAGTTATGCTGAGTATCTGCCGGTGATCCATATCGTTGGCGCGCCTGCGACTTCAGCACAATTACAGGGTGACTGTGTTCATCATTCGCTGGGCGATGGCGATTTCCGGCATTTCATACGCATGGCCGCCGAAGTCAGTGCCGCAACAGCGCAACTTACTACCGACAATGCCACTGCTGAAATTGACAGGGTAATAGAGCACGCGTTACAGGCCCGTCGTCCCGGCTATCTGTCGCTGGCCGTTGACGTGGCAGCCATTGAGGTGCAGCCACCTGTTCAGCCCCTGAACCGTCATCAATCCTCTTCGCCCGCTGCGCGCCGCGCTTTCCGCGACGCGGCGGAGCAATTGCTGGCACCGGCAGAGCGCGTTTCACTGCTGGCCGATTTTCTGGCGCTGCGCTGGCAGCAGCAGTCTGCCCTGGCCGCGCTGCGTGAAAAGAGTGCGATTCCCTGCGCCAGCCTGCTGATGGGCAAAGGCGTACTGGACGAGCAGCAGCCGGGTTATGTGGGGACTTATGCCGGTGAAGCCAGCGCAGGTCAGGTGTGCGGGCAGATTGAGCAGGTGGATGTGGCGATCTGCGTCGGGGTGCGTTTCACCGACACGATTACAGCAGGATTTACGCAGCAGTTTGCGCCTGAGCGACTGATCGATCTGCAACCCTTCAGCGCCAGCGTAGGCGGTGAGCATTTTGCACCGCTGTCGATGGCGGATGCGCTTAGCGAGCTGCAACCGCTGTTTGAACACTACGGCCAGCAGTGGCAGCCCGCCATCGCACCGTCTGCCGTGCAACCGGCTGAACCGGCCGCCGTGATCAGTCAGCAGGCTTTCTGGCAGGCGATGCAGGCTTTTCTGCAACCCGGCGACCTGATTCTGGCGGAGCAGGGGACAGCCGCTTTTGGTGCCGCCGCGTTGCGACTGCCCTCGCAGGCGCAGCTGGTGGTTCAGCCATTATGGGGATCAATCGGCTATACTCTTCCGGCAGCGTTTGGCGCACAGACCGCTGACCCCGATCGCCGGGTTGTCCTGATTATCGGCGACGGTTCGGCGCAGCTGACGATTCAGGAACTGGGTTCAATGCTGCGGGATGAGCAGCGACTGACACTCTTTTTGCTGAATAATGAAGGCTATACCGTCGAACGGGCCATTCATGGCGCAACACAGCGTTATAATGATATTGCTCAGTGGAACTGGACGGCCTTACCGCACGCACTGAGTCTGCAGGGCCAGGCGCAGAGCTGGCGCATCAGTGAAACGGTGCAGTTAGACGAGGTGATGGCGCGACTTTCCGCGCCTCAATGGCTGTCGCTGGTTGAGGTGGTCATGCAGAAAGAGGATTTGCCGCCACTGCTACGAAAAGTCACCGCCTGCCTGAATCAACGCAACGGCGGCTAA
- the glk gene encoding glucokinase yields MTTYALVGDVGGTNARLALCEVESGSITQAKTFSTSEYDSLEAVIRHYLDEQQQDVKDGCIAIACPITDDWVEMTNHDWAFSTRKLKENIGFEHLEIINDFTAVSMAIPMLTDDNVIQFGGTAPVKDKPIAIYGAGTGLGVSHLVHVDKRWVSLPGEGGHVDFAANSEEEDQILEVLREELGHVSAERILSGAGLVNLYRAIVKVDNRVPENLKPKDVSQRALDDSCIDCRRALSMFCVIMGRFGGNLALNLGTFGGVYIAGGIVPRFLEFFKASGFRAAFEDKGRFRDYVASIPVYMITHDQPGLLGAGAHLRQTLGRII; encoded by the coding sequence ATGACAACCTATGCCTTGGTCGGCGATGTCGGCGGTACTAACGCACGCCTCGCCCTGTGTGAGGTGGAAAGCGGCAGCATCACCCAGGCCAAAACATTCTCAACATCAGAATACGACAGCCTCGAAGCCGTCATCCGCCACTATCTTGATGAACAACAGCAGGATGTTAAAGATGGCTGTATCGCTATCGCCTGCCCGATTACCGATGACTGGGTTGAAATGACCAACCATGACTGGGCGTTTTCTACGCGCAAGCTCAAAGAGAACATCGGTTTTGAACACCTGGAAATCATTAACGACTTCACTGCGGTATCCATGGCGATTCCGATGCTGACCGACGACAACGTGATTCAGTTTGGCGGCACAGCCCCGGTTAAAGATAAGCCTATCGCGATTTATGGTGCCGGTACCGGATTAGGCGTCAGCCATCTGGTGCACGTGGACAAACGCTGGGTCAGCCTGCCGGGTGAGGGCGGTCATGTCGATTTCGCCGCTAACAGCGAAGAAGAAGATCAGATTCTGGAAGTGCTGCGTGAAGAGCTGGGCCATGTTTCAGCAGAACGTATCCTGTCCGGTGCCGGTCTGGTTAACCTCTATCGTGCGATTGTTAAAGTCGATAATCGTGTGCCGGAAAACCTGAAGCCGAAAGATGTCAGCCAGCGTGCGCTGGATGACAGCTGCATCGACTGCCGTCGGGCGCTGTCGATGTTCTGCGTCATCATGGGTCGTTTCGGTGGCAATCTGGCATTGAACCTCGGCACCTTTGGTGGCGTCTACATTGCGGGTGGCATCGTGCCACGCTTTCTGGAGTTCTTTAAGGCGTCAGGTTTCCGTGCCGCTTTCGAAGATAAAGGCCGCTTCCGCGACTACGTTGCCAGCATCCCGGTCTATATGATCACGCACGATCAGCCTGGCCTGCTGGGCGCGGGCGCGCATCTGCGTCAGACGCTGGGTCGCATTATCTGA